A window of Micrococcus endophyticus contains these coding sequences:
- a CDS encoding D-alanine--D-alanine ligase family protein, whose translation MTATPAPEAPSAGARPRVLLLFGGRSSEHPISCVTAAGVLHAADPQRWDVVPVGVARSGLWSHDELDVAAFRLDGETLPEVPEPEAPVSLRTLPDGTVELTAEDGSSLGRVDVVFPLLHGPWGEDGTLQGMFESLGLPYVGCGVLASAVGMDKHFMKVAFQAAGLEVGPWETITDRDWARDPEAALARAGALAFPLFVKPARGGSSFGITRVSDPADLRAAIEEARRFDPKVVVEAGIVGREIECAVLDGHASDAPRASLPGEIVVKHDEGDLQFYNFQAKYQDDDAAQLSCPAELPEEQTRRLRELAVRAFEAVDGSGLGRCDFFHTPDGRWVVNEINTMPGFTPISMYPAMWERTGLSYDALISELLDLALERGVGLH comes from the coding sequence ATGACCGCCACCCCCGCCCCGGAGGCCCCCTCGGCCGGCGCGCGCCCCCGCGTGCTGCTGCTGTTCGGCGGCCGCTCCAGCGAGCACCCCATCAGCTGCGTCACCGCCGCCGGCGTGCTCCACGCGGCCGACCCGCAGCGCTGGGACGTGGTGCCGGTGGGCGTGGCCCGCTCCGGCCTGTGGTCGCACGACGAGCTGGACGTGGCCGCCTTCCGCCTGGACGGCGAGACCCTCCCCGAGGTGCCGGAGCCCGAGGCCCCGGTGAGCCTGCGCACCCTGCCGGACGGCACGGTGGAGCTCACCGCCGAGGACGGCTCCTCCCTGGGCCGCGTGGACGTGGTGTTCCCGCTGCTGCATGGCCCGTGGGGCGAGGACGGCACCCTGCAGGGGATGTTCGAGTCCCTGGGCCTGCCCTACGTGGGCTGCGGCGTGCTCGCGTCCGCGGTGGGCATGGACAAGCACTTCATGAAGGTCGCCTTCCAGGCGGCCGGCCTCGAGGTCGGCCCGTGGGAGACCATCACCGACCGCGACTGGGCGCGCGACCCCGAGGCCGCCCTGGCCCGCGCCGGCGCCCTGGCGTTCCCGCTGTTCGTCAAGCCGGCCCGCGGCGGCTCCTCCTTCGGCATCACCCGCGTCTCCGACCCGGCGGACCTGCGCGCCGCCATCGAGGAGGCCCGCCGCTTCGACCCGAAGGTCGTGGTGGAGGCCGGGATCGTGGGCCGCGAGATCGAGTGCGCGGTCCTGGACGGGCACGCCTCGGACGCGCCCCGGGCCTCGCTGCCGGGGGAGATCGTGGTCAAGCACGACGAGGGCGACCTGCAGTTCTACAACTTCCAGGCCAAGTACCAGGACGACGACGCGGCGCAGCTCTCCTGCCCCGCCGAGCTGCCCGAGGAGCAGACGCGGCGGCTGCGCGAGCTGGCCGTGCGCGCCTTCGAGGCGGTGGACGGCTCCGGCCTGGGCCGCTGCGACTTCTTCCACACCCCGGACGGGCGCTGGGTGGTCAACGAGATCAACACCATGCCCGGGTTCACGCCCATCAGCATGTACCCGGCCATGTGGGAGCGCACGGGGCTGTCCTACGACGCCCTGATCTCCGAGCTGCTGGACCTGGCCCTCGAGCGGGGCGTCGGGCTGCACTGA
- a CDS encoding lysophospholipid acyltransferase family protein produces the protein MSPVDPQTPAAGLPSRAARAGYVIPAAIVRPALRGLVRQVWEGTENLPETGAILAVNHISELDPLSVAHMVYNQGLLPTFLAKAELWKVPVLKQVLEATRMIPVERTRDGGRSLDAAREAVATGRAIIVYPEGTVTRDPDGWPMAAQSGAVRLALQTGAPLIPVGQWGIQELLPYGGRAPRPFPRKTARIRIGAPVDLDDLCGAPMTASGLRAGTERMMDAITAIVADLRGEPAPAGRWDPRTGRREPGA, from the coding sequence GTGAGCCCTGTGGACCCGCAGACCCCGGCCGCGGGCCTCCCCTCGCGCGCCGCGCGGGCCGGCTACGTGATCCCCGCCGCCATCGTGCGCCCCGCCCTGCGCGGCCTCGTGCGCCAGGTGTGGGAGGGCACCGAGAACCTGCCGGAGACCGGCGCGATCCTCGCGGTGAACCACATCTCCGAGCTGGACCCCCTCTCCGTGGCCCACATGGTCTACAACCAGGGCCTGCTGCCGACCTTCCTCGCCAAGGCCGAGCTCTGGAAGGTGCCCGTGCTCAAGCAGGTCCTCGAGGCCACCCGCATGATCCCGGTCGAGCGCACCCGCGACGGCGGCCGCTCGCTCGACGCCGCCCGCGAGGCCGTCGCCACGGGCCGGGCGATCATCGTCTACCCCGAGGGCACCGTCACCCGCGACCCCGACGGCTGGCCCATGGCCGCACAAAGCGGGGCCGTGCGCCTGGCCCTGCAGACCGGCGCCCCGCTCATCCCCGTGGGCCAGTGGGGCATCCAGGAGCTGCTGCCCTACGGCGGCCGCGCCCCGCGTCCGTTCCCGCGCAAGACCGCCCGCATCCGGATCGGCGCGCCCGTGGACCTGGACGACCTGTGCGGCGCGCCGATGACGGCGAGCGGGCTGCGCGCCGGCACCGAGCGCATGATGGACGCGATCACCGCCATCGTGGCGGACCTGCGCGGCGAGCCCGCCCCCGCCGGCCGCTGGGACCCGCGGACCGGGCGTCGGGAGCCGGGCGCATGA
- a CDS encoding DAK2 domain-containing protein: MTTQTRPSTVRRWLALAEDLVGRAAPRLNALNLFPVPDADTGTNMLATLAAARRAADACPEQDDAGAVLARAGAAALDSACGNSGTLLAVALAGMAEPLRGRARADAFALAAAFGAADRAARQALSDPREGTILTVLSAASRSLARSATQAPDSPAVAADADPAVRLGPAVTAMMADCLRAVEQTESQLAPLAQARVVDAGAVGLLWVLEALRAAVTDTAPDEELATALHGYVEGVRPGPEPAGEDAVEVMGTLALTPLAAADLRRRLAEAGDSVILAPVGTERDERGRVPWRVHVHVPRAADAVELMQAAGEVQGLAVTELSGDAAGPDADGCHGR; encoded by the coding sequence GTGACCACGCAGACCCGGCCGTCGACGGTGCGGCGCTGGCTGGCCCTCGCGGAGGACCTCGTGGGTCGGGCCGCCCCGCGCCTGAACGCGCTCAACCTGTTCCCCGTCCCGGACGCGGACACGGGGACGAACATGCTCGCCACCCTCGCCGCGGCCCGCCGGGCCGCCGACGCGTGCCCGGAGCAGGACGACGCCGGCGCGGTCCTCGCCCGGGCAGGAGCGGCCGCGCTCGACTCGGCCTGTGGCAACTCCGGCACCCTGCTCGCGGTGGCCCTGGCCGGGATGGCCGAGCCCCTGCGCGGGCGCGCCCGCGCGGACGCGTTCGCCCTGGCGGCCGCGTTCGGGGCGGCGGACCGCGCGGCCCGGCAGGCCCTGTCCGACCCGCGGGAGGGCACCATCCTCACCGTGCTCTCCGCGGCCTCGCGCAGCCTGGCGCGCTCGGCCACCCAGGCCCCGGACAGCCCCGCGGTGGCCGCGGACGCCGACCCGGCCGTGCGCCTGGGCCCGGCGGTGACGGCCATGATGGCCGACTGCCTGCGGGCCGTGGAGCAGACGGAGTCCCAGCTGGCCCCGCTCGCGCAGGCCCGCGTGGTGGACGCCGGCGCCGTGGGCCTGCTGTGGGTGCTGGAGGCGCTGCGCGCGGCCGTCACCGACACGGCCCCGGACGAGGAGCTGGCCACCGCGCTGCACGGCTACGTGGAGGGCGTGCGGCCCGGCCCCGAGCCCGCGGGCGAGGACGCCGTGGAGGTGATGGGCACCCTGGCGCTCACCCCGCTCGCCGCGGCCGACCTGCGCCGTCGCCTCGCCGAGGCCGGGGACTCCGTGATCCTGGCCCCCGTGGGCACGGAGCGGGACGAGCGCGGCCGGGTGCCGTGGCGCGTGCACGTGCACGTGCCCCGCGCCGCCGACGCCGTGGAGCTGATGCAGGCCGCCGGGGAGGTCCAGGGGCTCGCCGTCACCGAGCTGTCCGGGGACGCCGCCGGACCCGACGCCGACGGGTGCCATGGGCGCTGA
- a CDS encoding aminotransferase class I/II-fold pyridoxal phosphate-dependent enzyme has protein sequence MDADAPDRTRPPRTGPAPAPATGPAPADVAGTAFVAGPWRRTAAAAGLLDDGAPVPTVFERMTALALKHDAVNLGQGFPDADGPAELLRAAADAVLAGPNQYAPGLDRPDLRAAVAEHQRRWWGVEEDPETGVMATAGATEAIAAAVLALVSPGDEVVTVEPFYDSHAAVVALAGARHVTVPVDPPAFLPDPERVVAAFTDRTRMLILNTPHNPTGAVYPRALLEELVRACRERGVLILSDEVYEHLVYDGEHVPVRALPEARDIALAASGAGKAFAVTGWKVGWLTGPAPLVAAARAVKQYLTFSTGPAYQQAVAGFLPEAGAHLAAQRERYRDGRDRLVAGLRAVGLDPVVPAAGYFVTVDLAPWGVRRAEDAVVDWAREAGVVGIPVSALCRADRAPGETGPLDSWLRLALCKSADAVDEAMRRLAAAAPALDGRRPRP, from the coding sequence ATGGATGCCGACGCCCCCGACCGCACCCGCCCGCCCCGCACCGGCCCGGCCCCCGCCCCGGCGACCGGGCCCGCACCGGCCGACGTCGCCGGCACCGCCTTCGTCGCCGGGCCCTGGCGCCGTACGGCGGCCGCCGCGGGGCTCCTGGACGACGGCGCCCCCGTGCCCACCGTCTTCGAGCGCATGACGGCGCTGGCCCTCAAGCACGACGCCGTGAACCTCGGCCAGGGCTTCCCCGACGCGGACGGCCCCGCGGAGCTGCTCCGGGCCGCGGCGGACGCCGTGCTCGCCGGCCCCAACCAGTACGCGCCCGGCCTCGACCGCCCGGACCTGCGCGCCGCCGTCGCCGAGCACCAGCGCCGGTGGTGGGGCGTCGAGGAGGACCCGGAGACCGGGGTGATGGCCACCGCGGGCGCCACCGAGGCGATCGCCGCGGCCGTCCTCGCCCTCGTCTCCCCCGGCGACGAGGTGGTCACCGTGGAGCCCTTCTACGACTCGCACGCCGCCGTCGTCGCCCTGGCCGGCGCCCGGCACGTGACCGTGCCCGTGGACCCGCCTGCGTTCCTGCCGGACCCCGAGCGGGTGGTCGCCGCGTTCACGGACCGCACCCGGATGCTGATCCTCAACACGCCCCACAACCCCACGGGCGCCGTCTACCCGCGCGCCCTGCTCGAGGAGCTGGTGCGCGCGTGCCGCGAGCGCGGGGTGCTGATCCTCTCGGACGAGGTGTACGAGCACCTGGTCTACGACGGCGAGCACGTGCCGGTCCGGGCGCTCCCCGAGGCGCGGGACATCGCCCTGGCCGCGTCCGGGGCCGGGAAGGCGTTCGCGGTGACCGGGTGGAAGGTCGGCTGGCTCACCGGACCCGCCCCGCTGGTGGCCGCCGCCCGGGCGGTCAAGCAGTACCTGACCTTCTCGACCGGGCCGGCGTACCAGCAGGCCGTGGCCGGTTTCCTGCCCGAGGCCGGGGCCCACCTGGCGGCGCAGCGCGAGCGGTACCGGGACGGACGGGACCGGCTGGTGGCGGGCCTGCGGGCGGTGGGGCTGGACCCCGTGGTGCCGGCGGCCGGCTATTTCGTGACCGTGGACCTGGCCCCGTGGGGCGTGCGGCGCGCCGAGGACGCCGTGGTGGACTGGGCGCGCGAGGCCGGCGTCGTCGGGATCCCCGTCAGCGCCCTGTGCCGCGCCGACCGCGCCCCCGGCGAGACCGGCCCCCTGGACTCGTGGCTGCGCCTGGCGCTCTGCAAGTCGGCGGACGCCGTGGACGAGGCGATGCGCCGCCTGGCCGCCGCGGCCCCCGCGCTCGACGGGCGGCGCCCCCGGCCGTGA
- a CDS encoding LCP family protein encodes MSRTAESRPQTPRPGADGPRRRRRRPWLVALVVLLVALLAVGVAVAVYVGGLARSIDEGTQRFEGGAFPAESLRPSEPGRRGGGEDEPAGQGGPGQGGGEPAAAPLAPTAPPPGMDPAVVEAQADAAVQGPVAPDEDEAVDGQALDVLLVGEDAGAEGRGDDGRSDTLMWVHVPGDRSEVQVMSIMRDMWVPIPGHGDAKVNAAYQYGGIPLTVATAENMFQARVDHVVAVDLAGFKGLVDALGGVTVDNPRAFTSTGGVDFPAGAVHMDGDTALAYARERYNLPRSDFDRVENQQRLVKAIVDRFLSRDTLSDPARVQDSVARFAPFLTLDDSLDSGRLASLAWSLRDARDAPIRTSTVPSVGVGNTEGGQDVVWPDWAAIGRLGEGIRTGTLEEAVAP; translated from the coding sequence GTGAGCCGTACCGCGGAGTCCCGCCCGCAGACCCCCCGTCCGGGCGCCGACGGGCCGCGCCGTCGTCGTCGTCGGCCGTGGCTCGTGGCCCTCGTGGTGCTGCTCGTGGCGCTGCTGGCCGTCGGCGTGGCCGTGGCCGTGTACGTGGGCGGGCTCGCCCGCAGCATCGACGAGGGCACGCAGCGGTTCGAGGGCGGCGCCTTCCCGGCCGAGTCCCTGCGCCCCTCCGAGCCAGGCCGCCGCGGCGGCGGCGAGGACGAGCCGGCCGGCCAGGGCGGACCGGGCCAGGGCGGCGGGGAGCCCGCCGCGGCCCCGCTCGCGCCCACCGCGCCTCCGCCGGGGATGGACCCCGCCGTCGTCGAGGCCCAGGCGGACGCCGCGGTGCAGGGCCCCGTGGCGCCGGACGAGGACGAGGCCGTGGACGGGCAGGCCCTGGACGTGCTGCTCGTGGGCGAGGACGCCGGCGCGGAGGGCCGCGGGGACGACGGCCGCTCGGACACCCTCATGTGGGTGCACGTGCCGGGGGACCGCAGCGAGGTCCAGGTCATGTCCATCATGCGCGACATGTGGGTGCCGATCCCGGGCCACGGCGACGCCAAGGTCAACGCCGCCTACCAGTACGGCGGGATCCCGCTGACCGTGGCCACCGCGGAGAACATGTTCCAGGCCCGCGTGGACCACGTGGTGGCCGTGGACCTGGCCGGCTTCAAGGGGCTGGTCGACGCCCTCGGCGGCGTCACCGTGGACAACCCGAGGGCCTTCACCTCGACCGGCGGCGTCGACTTCCCGGCCGGCGCCGTGCACATGGACGGGGACACGGCCCTGGCCTACGCCCGCGAGCGCTACAACCTGCCGCGCAGCGACTTCGATCGCGTGGAGAACCAGCAGCGCCTGGTGAAGGCGATCGTGGACCGGTTCCTGTCCCGGGACACCCTCTCGGACCCGGCCCGCGTCCAGGACTCCGTGGCGCGCTTCGCCCCGTTCCTCACCCTGGACGACTCCCTGGACTCGGGCCGCCTGGCCTCCCTGGCCTGGTCCCTGCGCGACGCCCGCGACGCCCCGATCCGCACCAGCACGGTGCCCTCAGTGGGCGTGGGGAACACGGAGGGCGGCCAGGACGTCGTCTGGCCGGACTGGGCCGCGATCGGCCGCCTGGGCGAGGGCATCCGCACGGGCACCCTGGAGGAGGCCGTCGCCCCGTGA
- a CDS encoding NAD(P)H-dependent glycerol-3-phosphate dehydrogenase → MSDPQTVAVLGAGSWGSAFARVLGTSTSPEGARARDVVIWSRRPEVAEAVNRDHANPEYLPGIELPACVRAVTDASEAVRGAGVVVVAVPAQHVRETLRTLREDLAPDAVVVSLVKGLERGTDARMSQVCTEELGLTPDRFAVVSGPNLALEIARGEPTATVVASGSSATAERIAALTAGPTFRPYTNTDVVGVEIGGVVKNVIALAVGICDGQGLGDNSKASVITRGLAETTRLAVALGGDPATMAGLAGLGDLVATCASPLSRNRTAGRHIGTGLSAEEAVAAMSQTAEGIKSVSAVVHVARAHGVEMPISELMDRVVAGDVAVHRLAELLLARDLKSEGRTA, encoded by the coding sequence ATGAGCGACCCGCAGACCGTCGCCGTCCTGGGCGCCGGCAGCTGGGGCTCCGCCTTCGCCCGCGTGCTGGGCACCAGCACCAGCCCCGAGGGCGCCCGGGCGCGCGACGTCGTGATCTGGTCCCGGCGCCCCGAGGTGGCCGAGGCCGTCAACCGGGACCACGCCAACCCCGAGTATCTGCCGGGCATCGAGCTGCCCGCCTGCGTGCGCGCCGTGACCGACGCCTCCGAGGCGGTCCGCGGCGCCGGCGTCGTGGTGGTGGCCGTGCCCGCGCAGCACGTGCGCGAGACGCTGCGCACCCTGCGCGAGGACCTCGCCCCGGACGCCGTGGTGGTCTCGCTCGTCAAGGGCCTCGAGCGCGGCACCGACGCGCGGATGTCCCAGGTGTGCACCGAGGAGCTGGGCCTCACCCCGGACCGCTTCGCGGTGGTCTCCGGCCCCAACCTGGCCCTCGAGATCGCCCGCGGCGAGCCCACCGCCACCGTGGTGGCCTCCGGCTCCTCGGCCACCGCCGAGCGCATCGCCGCGCTGACCGCCGGGCCCACGTTCCGGCCCTACACGAACACCGACGTGGTGGGCGTGGAGATCGGCGGCGTCGTGAAGAACGTCATCGCCCTCGCCGTCGGCATCTGCGACGGCCAGGGCCTGGGGGACAACTCGAAGGCCTCCGTCATCACCCGCGGGCTCGCCGAGACCACCCGCCTCGCCGTCGCCCTCGGCGGCGACCCCGCCACCATGGCCGGGCTCGCCGGACTGGGCGACCTCGTGGCCACGTGCGCCTCACCCCTGTCCCGCAACCGCACGGCCGGGCGCCACATCGGCACCGGACTGAGCGCCGAGGAGGCCGTGGCCGCCATGAGCCAGACCGCGGAGGGCATCAAGTCCGTCTCCGCCGTCGTGCACGTCGCCCGCGCCCACGGCGTGGAGATGCCCATCAGCGAGCTGATGGACCGGGTGGTCGCCGGGGACGTGGCCGTGCACCGCCTCGCCGAGCTCCTGCTCGCCCGTGACCTGAAGTCGGAAGGACGCACCGCATGA
- a CDS encoding ATP-dependent DNA helicase RecG: MGAEVRVTDLPLSEVLDGRLPARLDKELGLATVGDLLDHVPRRWIERGELTPIAALPWDAEVTVVAVVESVTTRRMHSRPGFIVDVTVADPAADGAPGASLSMAFFNGHDARRRLAPGMTAMFQGRTTAYRGRITLNNPDFALLDDDVAPGDVDVRPVPLYRATGKLPSWTVRSAVARVLADVDLTRIPELLTPRLRAEAAAALDLDAPLPDTARAYRDLHAPEEVAATGPARTALALREALVVQAALAWRRDRERAVPAVPRPPRAGGLLDALDARLPFALTPGQAEVGEQLAAELARDAPMSRLLQGDVGAGKTLVALRAMLQVVDAGGQAALVAPTEVLAAQHHRALLALMGPLAEAGTLGAGDGPATKVVLVTGSLKTQARREALLALASGEAGIAVGTHALLSDKIGFAELALAVVDEQHRFGVDQREALRRSNPGTHLLVMSATPIPRSVAMTVFGDLDLSVLEGLPSGRQPVATHVARMDHGPRVIGRVWELIAEHAAAGRQAFVVCPRIDPDDADPGHANVEEMAPRLRSLPALAGLRIEAVHGRMDQAEQDAAMQAFARGETDVLVATTVVEVGVDVPNATVMAVLDADDFGLSTLHQLRGRVGRGPDAAVCLLATRLPDGHPSLRRLEVLAQEQDGMRIAQEDLATRGVGDVLGAAQSGLASGLRHVDVLRDAPLIAVAADAVGRIMAEGPGLSAHPALAAEVARWESEHLTAADYLEKG; this comes from the coding sequence ATGGGCGCTGAGGTCCGCGTCACCGACCTGCCCCTGTCCGAGGTGCTCGACGGGCGACTGCCCGCGCGCCTGGACAAGGAGCTCGGGCTCGCCACGGTGGGGGACCTCCTGGACCACGTGCCCCGGCGCTGGATCGAGCGCGGGGAGCTGACCCCCATCGCGGCCCTGCCGTGGGACGCCGAGGTCACCGTCGTCGCCGTCGTCGAGTCCGTCACCACGCGCCGGATGCACAGCCGACCCGGCTTCATCGTGGACGTCACCGTGGCCGACCCCGCCGCGGACGGCGCGCCGGGGGCGAGCCTGTCCATGGCGTTCTTCAACGGCCACGACGCCCGCCGCCGCCTCGCCCCGGGCATGACCGCCATGTTCCAGGGCCGCACCACGGCCTACCGCGGCCGGATCACCCTGAACAACCCGGACTTCGCCCTCCTGGACGACGACGTCGCCCCGGGGGACGTGGACGTGCGCCCGGTGCCCCTGTACCGGGCCACGGGGAAGCTGCCCTCGTGGACCGTCCGCTCGGCCGTGGCGCGCGTCCTCGCCGACGTGGACCTGACCCGGATCCCCGAGCTGCTCACCCCGCGGCTGCGGGCCGAGGCCGCCGCCGCCCTGGACCTGGACGCGCCCCTGCCGGACACCGCGCGGGCCTACCGGGACCTGCATGCCCCCGAGGAGGTGGCGGCCACCGGCCCGGCCCGCACGGCGCTCGCCCTGCGGGAGGCGCTCGTGGTCCAGGCGGCGCTGGCCTGGCGCCGGGACCGGGAGCGCGCGGTGCCCGCCGTGCCCCGCCCGCCGCGGGCCGGGGGGCTGCTCGACGCGCTCGACGCCCGGCTGCCGTTCGCCCTCACCCCTGGCCAGGCCGAGGTGGGGGAGCAGCTGGCCGCCGAGCTGGCCCGGGACGCCCCCATGAGCCGCCTGCTCCAGGGCGACGTCGGCGCCGGCAAGACCCTCGTGGCCCTGCGCGCCATGCTCCAGGTGGTGGACGCCGGCGGACAGGCCGCCCTCGTGGCCCCCACCGAGGTGCTCGCCGCCCAGCACCACCGCGCGCTGCTGGCACTGATGGGCCCGCTGGCCGAGGCCGGCACGCTCGGGGCGGGGGACGGGCCGGCCACGAAGGTCGTGCTCGTCACCGGATCCCTCAAGACGCAGGCGCGCCGGGAGGCCCTGCTCGCGCTCGCCTCCGGCGAGGCCGGGATCGCCGTCGGCACGCACGCCCTGCTCTCCGACAAGATCGGCTTCGCCGAGCTCGCGCTGGCCGTGGTGGACGAGCAGCACCGCTTCGGCGTGGACCAGCGCGAGGCGCTGCGCCGGTCCAACCCCGGCACCCACCTGCTGGTCATGTCCGCCACCCCCATCCCGCGCTCCGTGGCCATGACCGTGTTCGGGGACCTGGACCTGTCCGTGCTCGAGGGGCTGCCCTCCGGCCGCCAGCCCGTGGCCACCCACGTGGCGCGCATGGACCACGGCCCGCGCGTCATCGGCCGCGTCTGGGAGCTGATCGCCGAGCACGCCGCCGCCGGGCGCCAGGCCTTCGTGGTCTGCCCGCGCATCGACCCGGACGACGCCGACCCCGGGCACGCCAACGTCGAGGAGATGGCCCCGCGCCTGCGCTCGCTGCCCGCGCTGGCCGGCCTGCGCATCGAGGCCGTCCACGGCCGCATGGACCAGGCCGAGCAGGACGCCGCCATGCAGGCCTTCGCCCGCGGGGAGACGGACGTCCTCGTGGCGACCACCGTGGTCGAGGTCGGCGTGGACGTGCCCAACGCCACCGTCATGGCGGTGCTGGACGCGGACGACTTCGGCCTGTCCACCCTGCACCAGCTGCGCGGCCGCGTGGGCCGCGGCCCTGACGCCGCCGTCTGCCTGCTGGCCACCCGCCTGCCGGACGGGCACCCGTCCCTGCGCCGCCTGGAGGTCCTCGCCCAGGAGCAGGACGGCATGCGGATCGCCCAGGAGGACCTCGCGACGCGCGGCGTGGGCGACGTCCTCGGCGCCGCCCAGTCCGGGCTCGCCTCGGGGCTGCGCCACGTGGACGTCCTGCGGGACGCCCCGCTGATCGCCGTGGCCGCGGACGCCGTCGGGCGCATCATGGCCGAGGGCCCGGGCCTGTCCGCGCACCCGGCGCTGGCCGCCGAGGTGGCGCGCTGGGAGTCCGAGCACCTCACCGCCGCCGACTACCTCGAGAAGGGCTGA
- the rsmD gene encoding 16S rRNA (guanine(966)-N(2))-methyltransferase RsmD, which produces MSRIIAGAAAGRPLTSVPGTGTRPTTDRTKEALFSWLEARDWLDGTAVLDLFAGSGALGCEAASRGAASVLLVERERRAVAACRANAALVNRARGADVVQVRAGTVEQALAAGGEPADVILADPPYPLAGPALEAVLEAAAARLAPGGLIVLERAARDAPPRRPAGLEEVEVRAYGETALYLWQDER; this is translated from the coding sequence ATGTCCCGCATCATCGCCGGCGCCGCCGCCGGCCGCCCGCTGACGTCCGTGCCCGGCACCGGCACCCGCCCCACCACGGACCGCACCAAGGAGGCCCTGTTCTCCTGGCTCGAGGCCCGCGACTGGCTGGACGGCACCGCCGTGCTGGACCTCTTCGCCGGCTCCGGCGCCCTGGGCTGCGAGGCCGCCAGCCGCGGCGCCGCGTCCGTGCTGCTCGTGGAGCGGGAGCGGCGGGCCGTGGCCGCCTGCCGCGCCAACGCCGCCCTGGTCAACCGGGCCCGCGGGGCCGACGTCGTGCAGGTGCGGGCCGGCACCGTGGAGCAGGCGCTCGCGGCCGGGGGCGAGCCCGCGGACGTGATCCTCGCGGACCCGCCGTACCCGCTGGCCGGCCCGGCGCTGGAGGCCGTGCTCGAGGCCGCGGCCGCCCGTCTGGCCCCCGGCGGGCTGATCGTGCTCGAGCGGGCGGCCCGCGACGCCCCGCCCCGCCGCCCGGCCGGGCTCGAGGAGGTCGAGGTGCGCGCCTACGGGGAGACGGCCCTGTACCTCTGGCAGGACGAGCGCTGA
- a CDS encoding DUF3515 family protein, whose protein sequence is MESRPLRPLALLLTAVALGATACAGRVATVEAAPDAANPECAPAMVAMPDALGDAALRPTDSQATAVWGDPAAVVLRCGVPVPGPTTDRCISVDGVDWVIRDEDENWRIVTYGRDPAVEVLFGKDKASSDTVMVGLASAVAQIDADGGCVNLQDATPVG, encoded by the coding sequence ATGGAATCCCGCCCCCTGCGCCCCCTCGCCCTCCTGCTGACCGCCGTCGCCCTCGGCGCCACGGCCTGCGCCGGACGGGTGGCCACGGTGGAGGCGGCGCCGGACGCCGCGAACCCCGAGTGCGCCCCCGCCATGGTCGCCATGCCGGACGCCCTGGGCGACGCCGCCCTGCGCCCCACGGACAGCCAGGCCACCGCCGTGTGGGGCGACCCGGCCGCCGTCGTGCTGCGCTGCGGCGTCCCGGTGCCCGGGCCCACCACGGACCGCTGCATCTCGGTGGACGGCGTGGACTGGGTGATCCGCGACGAGGACGAGAACTGGCGGATCGTCACCTACGGCCGCGACCCCGCCGTGGAGGTCCTCTTCGGCAAGGACAAGGCCAGCTCGGACACCGTCATGGTGGGCCTGGCCTCGGCCGTCGCCCAGATCGACGCCGACGGCGGCTGCGTCAACCTCCAGGACGCCACGCCCGTCGGCTGA